The stretch of DNA GGCTTCGGTATCGATACCCATCCGATTGAAAATGATTGCCAGCTCGTTGATTAAGGCGATATTAAGGTCGCGCTGGGTGTTCTCAATGACTTTCGCCGCCTCAGCAACCTTGATACAGCTGGCCTTGTGGGTACCGGCCGTAATAATCTCCTTGTATAGGTCATCTACTAGGTCGGCTACTACCGGGGTCGAGCCCGATGTTACCTTCCTAATCGTCGTAACACGGTGTTCCTTGTCTCCTGGATTGATGCGCTCAGGGCTATAGCCCGCAAAAAAATCTACGTTGAACTTCAAGCCGGAGACCCTTTCAAGAACGGGTACGCAATCTTCCTCGGTAGCGCCTGGATAGACCGTCGATTCGTAAATTACGATATCGCCTCGTTTCAAAACGGAACCAATGCTTTCAGACGCCTTGATCAGCGGCGTGAGATCGGGCTGTTTATGTTCATCAATAGGCGTAGGAACGGTAACGATGAACACATTGCAACTTTTCAGGTCAGCGAGGCTGGCACTGTAGCTGAGTTTAGAGGCTTCTTTCAGCTCGTCGTCGCTTACTTCTAAGGTAGAGTCATGGCCGGCCCGCAGGGCATTAATGCGCTGTTGATTGATATCGAATCCCACCACTGAACGGTACTTACCGAATTCGACCGCAAGCGGCAGGCCGACATAGCCAAGGCCGATAATAGCAAGTTTGATCTCTTGTAAGCTGAGCATACGAAACATCCATCTAGACAAAGTTTTTCTGAATTAACTGCTGGTACGTTATGGGGCGTTGGTCCAGTCCTGCTTGGCTAGCGCCGAGAACTATCTGAGCGTCACCACGTTAAGTTTCTTGTCCCCCCGTTTGTATTGCTTGTGCAGCTGAGCTGCTAATACTTCCTTGGCCGACGCTTCCCCAGAACCCCCGTATCTCAGTCGACCATTGCCGCATGTCAGTCAAAAAGCCCACTAATCCGTTCTGATCCGCATGCGCTGAGTAGCCGCCAATGCTGGAGATCCCAGCGCGGATTTCGACGCGTTCGCTATCAAGGTCAACATAGCCGCCCTTCGGCCCATAGGCTGGTATCTCATGTCCTGGGGTGCCCTTGGCTTGAAAACCGACGAACAGAACGTTGTGCCTTTTGTCGCCAAGCACGGCCTTCAGATGATTGACGATACGGCCGCCGCTGCACATGCCGCCGCCGGCTATGACGATAGCCGGTCGTGCGGTTTGGGCCAGATGCTGGACGATGCGCTGGTGGTCCATGTGACTGTCTATCGATCTCCACGTAGGCAGACCCGAAAATATGCCCGGCACGCTGCAGCCGAATGCGAGCCAGCAGCTCGTCCGTATCCCTCAGGGTGAACCACTGTTTATTGGGCAGCGCGACGATCCGCTGCCCTACGAGTTGGATATATTTCTCGACCTTTGCCCGGTCACGGCTGAAGCCTAACTTGAAGGCATCTTCCAGCACGATCGGCAGGAGTTTGGCGGAAGGCTCGCTACATAAGATGGGGCCATAGAAGCGTGCCGTTAGCAAATAGGGGATGCGCCCAACGTGGTCGATGTGCACGTGGGTGGCGACCAGCGCTTTTATCGTATCAAGAGGGAACTCAATGGCCAGACGATCCGCGCTTGGCTCACCTGGGATCGAGGCGTCGTTACCTTGGAACAGGCCGCAGTCGGTCAGCAAACTATTGGGAGCATTCATGCGCAGTTGATGGCAGGAGCCGGTTACGCCGTCCTTGGCGCCGTGGTGCTGGATTTGGGGATATCCCACGAACTAGTCCTTTAACTTAGTGGCGATAGCGGCATCACGCCAGATAGGCATGCTTAGCCTTTGCTAATTCGCTTTTTGTACATGATTCGAATCAGTGCAACGAATACACCGAGCATTCCGCCCAGCACGAAGCCCAGCGAGATAATTAAGTTTCGCCTTGGTTTTACAGGGGCCGAGTTGACGGCCGCCGGCTGCTCTAGACGATAGAGAGAGCCAGGCTCGACGCGCTGGGTTATACCGAGACCTGAGAGATAGTCATTTATTTGAGCCGCGGTAACGCGCGAGGTATAAATGAGATAGTTTTCAACCGCGTCCTTCGCTATATCGGCTGCACCTGCAGTTGCTGAGATAGCGATCGGATCAGAAGTGGTACGCCCTTTTGAGACCGTGAGTGCAAACGGCGCCGCGGACGCGAGACTATCTTTAAACACGCGCTGCTCGCTCGGTGAATTCAGATTCATGACAAACACAGAGAAGGTATCGTTCGCCACCTGGGTACCTGCTGCGATACCAGAAGAAGAACGGTCAGACTGCCGAGCCTCAAGCGCGCCGGCAAGAGAGCCAAACGCATTGAGCGGCGCTGACGCAATGGTTGCCTGGGAAGCAAATTGAGGCGCAACGGAGAGATAGTACCCAAGCGCAGCCGATGTCGCAGCGACGATAAAGGCAAGAATTATGATTTTTTCGGCCCAAAGCGCTTGAGCCAATTCGATAAGATCTATTTCGCCATCGGTAGTTCGAAATCGCCTGTCGTTAGTCATGTCATTCTGCCATCCAATAACAAAAAGGCGCGAATCATGTCATAAGCGTGCACGCACTTCCATTACTTGACGATAATCGGCTGCGATAGCCAGCACCCATCAATGCGAGTAGTTCTCAATAAGCTAGAGAATA from Pseudomonas sp. DNDY-54 encodes:
- a CDS encoding Wzz/FepE/Etk N-terminal domain-containing protein, translating into MTNDRRFRTTDGEIDLIELAQALWAEKIIILAFIVAATSAALGYYLSVAPQFASQATIASAPLNAFGSLAGALEARQSDRSSSGIAAGTQVANDTFSVFVMNLNSPSEQRVFKDSLASAAPFALTVSKGRTTSDPIAISATAGAADIAKDAVENYLIYTSRVTAAQINDYLSGLGITQRVEPGSLYRLEQPAAVNSAPVKPRRNLIISLGFVLGGMLGVFVALIRIMYKKRISKG
- the tviB gene encoding Vi polysaccharide biosynthesis UDP-N-acetylglucosamine C-6 dehydrogenase TviB, giving the protein MLSLQEIKLAIIGLGYVGLPLAVEFGKYRSVVGFDINQQRINALRAGHDSTLEVSDDELKEASKLSYSASLADLKSCNVFIVTVPTPIDEHKQPDLTPLIKASESIGSVLKRGDIVIYESTVYPGATEEDCVPVLERVSGLKFNVDFFAGYSPERINPGDKEHRVTTIRKVTSGSTPVVADLVDDLYKEIITAGTHKASCIKVAEAAKVIENTQRDLNIALINELAIIFNRMGIDTEAVLQAAGTKWNFLPFRPGLVGGHCIGVDPYYLTHKAQSVGYNPEIILAGRRLNDGMGAYVVSQLVKAMLKRRIHVDGARVLVMGLTFKENCPDLRNTRVVDIIAELGEYNIRVDVYDPWVSAAEAQHEHGISPIGEPVISAYDGIVLAVAHNEFRALGSENIRRYGKPEHVLYDLKYLLSSEEADLRL